From one Cucurbita pepo subsp. pepo cultivar mu-cu-16 chromosome LG17, ASM280686v2, whole genome shotgun sequence genomic stretch:
- the LOC111778339 gene encoding probable indole-3-pyruvate monooxygenase YUCCA8 — MPSTSPYLSPSTPPFILILSKNQNSALLFSTPSNFYSQSSLNNTNATTVSIKQNTFELTLLVMENLFRLADHDEFFSRRCVWVNGPVIVGAGPSGLATAACLREQGVPFVVLERAECIASLWQKRTYDRLKLHLPKQFCQLPKLPFPEDFPEYPTKRQFIEYLESYAKHFEINPQFNECVQSARYDETSGLWRVKTVSTAGSTRNEIEYICRWLVVATGENAERVMPEIEGLNEFCGGVSHACEYKSGEKFTGKKVLVVGCGNSGMEVSLDLCNHNASPSMVVRSSVHVLPKEFLGKSTFELAVMMMKWLPLWLVDKLLLILAWLVLGNIEKYGLKRPSMGPLELKNETGKTPVLDLGALAKIKSGDIKVIPGIKRFTRNQVELVTGEKMDVDSVVLATGYRSNVPSWLQVRQTFNLNFFFSHRNFIIHLMGKQIFIKGYHYSETWLTLNWALNEQEGELFSKNGFPKAASPHGWKGNAGLYAVGFSRRGLSGASSDAMKIAQDIGSVWKAETKQQKKRTTACHRRCISQF, encoded by the exons ATGCCATCCACTTCTCCTTATTTAAGCCCCTCTACTCCTCCCTTCATTCTCATCCTctccaaaaatcaaaattctgCTCTCCTATTCTCAACCCCTTCAAACTTTTACTCACAATCTTCTCTAAACAATACAAACGCAACCACAGtttcaatcaaacaaaacaccTTTGAGCTTACCTTATTGGTGATGGAGAACTTGTTTCGTCTTGCTGATCACGACGAATTCTTCTCTCGTCGTTGCGTCTGGGTTAACGGTCCAGTGATCGTCGGAGCCGGGCCATCTGGGTTGGCCACAGCTGCTTGTCTTAGAGAACAAGGGGTGCCTTTTGTAGTCCTTGAACGAGCTGAATGCATAGCCTCGCTGTGGCAAAAGCGCACCTATGATAGGCTTAAGCTTCACCTTCCAAAGCAATTCTGCCAACTCCCAAAACTCCCATTCCCAGAAGACTTCCCTGAATACCCAACCAAGAGACAGTTCATTGAGTACCTTGAATCATACGCCAAGCATTTTGAGATCAACCCTCAATTTAATGAGTGTGTTCAATCAGCAAGGTACGATGAAACCAGCGGCCTGTGGCGTGTTAAGACCGTTTCAACTGCTGGTTCGACCCGTAACGAGATCGAGTACATTTGCCGGTGGCTCGTCGTTGCCACTGGCGAGAATGCTGAACGTGTAATGCCTGAAATCGAAGGATTGAACGAGTTTTGTGGCGGTGTGTCGCATGCTTGTGAATATAAGTCCGGGGAGAAGTTCACCGGAAAGAAAGTCTTGGTGGTTGGCTGTGGCAACTCGGGCATGGAAGTTTCTCTTGACTTGTGCAACCACAATGCCTCACCTTCAATGGTGGTCCGAAGCTCG GTCCATGTCTTACCAAAAGAATTTCTTGGAAAATCAACATTCGAACTAGCagttatgatgatgaaatggCTGCCCCTCTGGCTGGTTGACAAGCTCTTATTGATCCTGGCATGGCTGGTGCTCGGAAACATTGAAAAATACGGCCTCAAACGGCCATCAATGGGACCATTGGAGCTAAAAAACGAGACGGGAAAGACCCCTGTTCTTGACCTTGGAGCATTGGCGAAAATCAAATCCGGTGACATCAAAGTAATTCCTGGAATCAAACGGTTCACACGCAACCAAGTAGAGCTCGTCACTGGCGAAAAGATGGATGTAGATTCAGTAGTTTTGGCTACTGGGTACCGCAGCAACGTCCCCTCTTGGCTTCAGGTGAGGCAAAcattcaatttaaacttttttttttctcataggAATTTCATCATACACCTGATGGgcaaacaaatttttataaaaggttACCACTATTCTGAAACATGGCTAACCTTAAACTGGGCATTGAACGAACAGGAAGGCGAATTGTTCTCGAAAAACGGATTCCCAAAAGCAGCATCACCACATGGATGGAAGGGAAATGCGGGGCTTTACGCAGTTGGGTTCTCGAGAAGAGGACTATCAGGGGCTTCGTCGGACGCCATGAAAATAGCTCAAGATATCGGCAGCGTTTGGAAGGCGGAGACGAA